In Pseudomonas putida, a genomic segment contains:
- a CDS encoding pyruvate, water dikinase regulatory protein — MKRTAFFISDGTGITAETLGQSLLAQFDSIPFNKFTRPYIDTPDKARTMVAQINAAAERDGMRPIIFDTIVNQDIREILATSNGFMIDIFSTFLSPLEQELTAHSSYSVGKSHSIGGNSNYMERIEAVNFALDNDDGARTHYYDKADLILVGVSRCGKTPTCLYMAMQFGIRAANYPLTEDDMERLQLPTVLKKYQHKLFGLTIDPDRLTAIRHERKPNSRYSSFAQCEFEVREVENLFRRENIPNINSTHFSVEEISAKILVEKGVERRFK; from the coding sequence ATGAAACGAACCGCGTTCTTCATCTCCGACGGCACCGGCATCACGGCCGAAACCCTGGGCCAAAGCTTGCTAGCGCAGTTCGATAGCATTCCTTTCAATAAATTCACCCGTCCGTACATCGATACGCCGGACAAAGCGCGGACCATGGTGGCGCAAATCAACGCCGCCGCCGAACGCGACGGCATGCGGCCAATCATCTTCGACACCATCGTCAATCAGGACATCCGTGAGATCCTGGCTACGTCGAACGGCTTCATGATCGACATCTTTTCCACGTTTTTATCCCCACTTGAGCAAGAATTAACTGCCCATTCGTCGTATTCCGTCGGAAAATCCCACTCGATCGGTGGAAATTCCAACTATATGGAGCGCATCGAGGCGGTGAATTTCGCCCTCGACAACGACGATGGCGCTCGCACCCACTATTACGACAAGGCCGACCTGATCCTGGTCGGCGTGTCGCGCTGCGGCAAGACCCCGACCTGCCTGTACATGGCCATGCAGTTCGGTATCCGGGCGGCCAACTACCCGCTCACCGAGGACGACATGGAGCGCCTGCAGTTGCCGACGGTGCTGAAGAAGTACCAGCACAAGCTGTTCGGCCTGACCATCGATCCCGACCGGCTCACCGCCATCCGCCACGAGCGCAAGCCCAATAGCCGCTATTCGAGCTTCGCCCAGTGCGAATTCGAGGTACGCGAGGTGGAGAACCTGTTCCGCCGGGAGAACATTCCCAACATCAACTCCACACATTTCTCGGTGGAGGAGATTTCCGCGAAAATCCTGGTGGAAAAAGGCGTGGAGCGCAGGTTCAAGTAG
- a CDS encoding CrfX protein → MHDPFEESLRDLLKASPSGQDRDDAACLGRVLKTANRQVGAGDLFSLLGRWSQALLIAVNNGSAHVAPVRRHSTRNAAAGSKADKAD, encoded by the coding sequence ATGCACGATCCGTTTGAAGAATCCTTGCGCGACCTGCTCAAGGCGTCGCCGTCCGGCCAGGACCGGGACGACGCCGCCTGCCTGGGTCGCGTACTGAAAACCGCCAACCGCCAGGTCGGCGCTGGCGATCTGTTCAGCTTGCTTGGCCGCTGGAGCCAGGCGCTGCTGATCGCCGTGAACAACGGCTCGGCGCATGTCGCGCCGGTCCGTCGACACTCTACTCGCAACGCTGCCGCGGGCAGCAAAGCTGATAAGGCCGATTGA
- a CDS encoding bifunctional protein-serine/threonine kinase/phosphatase produces the protein MSLQLSFAQASATGPRAENQDALRLVTPGPELAASKGYLFALADGVSQCADGGLAARASLQALALDYYATPATWGVPQALDRLLSAQNRWLRAQGNGQPLLTTLSALVLRGRRYTLAHVGDCRAYRWHDGQLQCLSEDHVWDQPGMQHVLKRALGLDQHLLVDYLEGELQAGERFLLVSDGVWASLGDQHIQSILREQADPQVAVDTLVASAHHNGSQDNASALLVQVEQLGPANLGDTLAQLSQWPLPGPLREGQAIDGWQVDSLLAHSRQSLLYRVRDQQGQPWLLKTLPATREEPGAVQGLLLEEWFLRRVAGRHFPELHAGSQRQHLYYVMREYSGRNLAEIFAEHGPLPLPQWLEVARQLLHAVGVLHRRNLVHRDIKPDNLHLGQDGQLRLLDFGLAYCPGLSEDLPFEVPGTPSFIAPESFEGQPPSPRQDLYAVGVSLYYLLTGHYPYGEVEAFQRPRFGQPVNAARYRPDLPEWLQHNLQQAVAVAPAQRFETAEQWLLLLERGERQELPDRPRPLLEREPLKVWRTLALLSLLLNLILLFILLKG, from the coding sequence ATGAGCCTGCAGCTGAGTTTCGCCCAGGCCAGCGCTACCGGGCCGCGCGCGGAGAACCAGGACGCCCTGCGCCTGGTCACTCCGGGGCCGGAGCTGGCGGCGAGCAAGGGCTACCTGTTCGCCCTGGCCGATGGTGTCAGCCAGTGCGCTGACGGCGGCCTTGCAGCACGGGCCAGCCTGCAGGCGCTGGCGTTGGACTACTACGCCACACCCGCGACCTGGGGCGTGCCCCAGGCCCTGGACCGGCTGCTGAGCGCCCAGAACCGCTGGCTGCGTGCCCAAGGCAACGGCCAGCCGCTGCTCACCACCCTCAGCGCCTTGGTGCTGCGCGGGCGACGCTACACCTTGGCGCATGTCGGCGACTGCCGCGCCTATCGCTGGCATGACGGCCAGTTGCAGTGCCTGAGCGAAGACCATGTGTGGGACCAGCCCGGCATGCAGCATGTGCTCAAACGCGCCCTGGGCCTGGATCAGCATCTGCTGGTCGATTACCTCGAAGGCGAGCTGCAAGCGGGCGAGCGCTTCCTGCTGGTCAGCGACGGCGTCTGGGCCAGCCTGGGCGACCAGCACATCCAGTCGATACTGCGCGAGCAAGCCGACCCCCAGGTTGCCGTCGATACCCTGGTGGCCAGTGCCCACCACAATGGCAGCCAGGACAACGCCAGCGCCTTGCTGGTGCAGGTCGAGCAACTCGGTCCGGCCAACCTTGGCGACACCCTGGCGCAACTGAGCCAGTGGCCGCTGCCTGGCCCCCTGCGCGAGGGCCAGGCAATCGATGGCTGGCAGGTCGACAGCCTGCTGGCGCACAGCCGTCAATCGCTGCTCTACCGGGTTCGCGACCAACAAGGCCAGCCGTGGCTGCTCAAGACCTTGCCAGCCACTCGCGAAGAGCCCGGTGCCGTTCAGGGCCTGCTGCTGGAGGAGTGGTTCCTGCGCCGCGTGGCTGGGCGCCATTTCCCCGAACTGCACGCCGGCAGCCAGCGCCAGCACCTGTACTACGTGATGCGCGAGTACAGCGGCCGCAACCTCGCCGAGATATTCGCAGAGCACGGCCCCCTGCCGCTGCCGCAATGGTTGGAGGTAGCCCGCCAGCTCCTACACGCGGTGGGTGTGCTGCACCGGCGCAACCTGGTGCACCGCGACATCAAGCCCGACAACCTGCACCTGGGCCAGGATGGCCAACTTCGTCTGCTGGATTTCGGCCTGGCGTACTGCCCAGGCTTGTCCGAAGACCTGCCGTTCGAGGTCCCGGGCACACCGTCGTTCATCGCCCCCGAGTCGTTCGAGGGGCAGCCTCCCAGCCCGCGCCAGGACCTCTATGCCGTGGGCGTGAGCCTGTACTACCTGTTGACCGGCCACTACCCGTACGGCGAAGTCGAGGCCTTCCAACGGCCACGCTTCGGCCAGCCGGTCAATGCCGCGCGCTATCGCCCCGACCTGCCGGAATGGCTGCAACACAACCTGCAGCAGGCCGTGGCGGTAGCCCCGGCGCAACGTTTCGAGACCGCCGAGCAATGGTTGTTGTTGCTCGAACGCGGCGAACGCCAGGAACTGCCCGACCGACCGCGCCCGCTGCTCGAGCGCGAGCCGCTGAAGGTATGGCGCACCCTGGCGCTACTGTCCTTGCTGCTGAACCTGATACTGCTGTTCATCCTGCTCAAGGGATGA
- a CDS encoding OmpA family protein: MKLKNTLGLAIGSLVAATSIGAMAQGQGAVETEIFYKKEFFDSQRDFKNDGNLFGGSIGYFLTDDVELRLGYDEVHNARGDDGKNIKGSNTALDAVYHFNNPYDAIRPYVSAGFSHQSLGQTGRGGRDHSTFANIGAGAKWYITDMFYARAGVEAQYNIDQGDTEWAPSVGVGLNFGGSPKQAEVAPAPVAEVCSDSDNDGVCDNVDKCPDTPANVTVDADGCPAVAEVVRVELDVKFDFDKSVVKPNSYGDIKNLADFMKQYPQTTTTVEGHTDSVGPDAYNQKLSERRANAVKQVLTQQYGVESSRVDSVGYGETRPVADNATEEGRAINRRVEAQVEAQAK, encoded by the coding sequence ATGAAATTGAAAAACACCTTGGGCTTGGCCATTGGTTCGCTTGTAGCCGCCACTTCGATTGGCGCTATGGCACAAGGTCAAGGCGCCGTCGAGACTGAAATCTTCTACAAGAAAGAGTTCTTCGACAGCCAGCGCGACTTCAAGAACGACGGCAACCTGTTCGGCGGTTCCATCGGTTACTTCCTGACCGACGACGTCGAACTGCGTCTGGGCTACGACGAAGTACACAACGCTCGTGGCGACGACGGCAAGAACATCAAGGGCTCCAACACCGCCCTGGACGCCGTTTACCACTTCAACAACCCGTACGATGCCATCCGTCCATACGTGTCGGCTGGTTTCTCGCACCAGAGCCTGGGCCAGACCGGCCGTGGCGGTCGTGACCACTCCACCTTCGCCAACATCGGCGCTGGCGCCAAGTGGTACATCACCGACATGTTCTACGCCCGTGCCGGCGTTGAAGCTCAGTACAACATCGACCAGGGCGACACCGAGTGGGCCCCGAGCGTTGGCGTTGGTCTGAACTTCGGCGGTAGCCCGAAGCAAGCTGAAGTCGCTCCGGCTCCAGTTGCCGAAGTCTGCTCTGACAGCGACAACGATGGCGTTTGCGACAACGTCGACAAGTGCCCTGACACCCCGGCCAACGTCACCGTTGACGCCGACGGCTGCCCGGCTGTTGCCGAAGTCGTTCGCGTTGAGCTGGACGTCAAGTTCGACTTCGACAAGTCGGTCGTCAAGCCAAACAGCTACGGCGACATCAAGAACCTGGCTGACTTCATGAAGCAGTACCCACAGACCACCACCACCGTGGAAGGTCACACTGACTCCGTCGGCCCAGACGCTTACAACCAGAAGCTGTCCGAGCGTCGTGCCAACGCTGTCAAGCAGGTCCTGACCCAGCAGTACGGTGTTGAATCGAGCCGTGTTGACTCGGTTGGCTACGGCGAAACCCGTCCGGTTGCCGACAACGCCACCGAAGAAGGCCGTGCTATCAACCGTCGCGTTGAAGCTCAGGTAGAAGCCCAGGCCAAGTAA
- the ppsA gene encoding phosphoenolpyruvate synthase → MVEYVVSLDKLGVHDVEHVGGKNASLGEMISNLAGAGVSVPGGFATTAQAYRDFLEQSGLNDRIHAALDALDVDDVNALAKTGAQIRQWVMDAEFPARLDSEIRTAFAEMSKGNDNMAVAVRSSATAEDLPDASFAGQQETFLNIRGVDNVIRAAKEVFASLFNDRAIAYRVHQGFDHKLVALSAGVQRMVRSETGTAGVMFTLDTESGFRDVVFITGAYGLGETVVQGAVNPDEFYVHKNTLQAGRPAILRRNLGSKAIKMVYGDEAKAGRSVKTVEVDRADRARFCLSDDEVNELAKQALIIEQHYQRPMDIEWAKDGDDGKLYIVQARPETVKSRASANVMERYLLKEKGTVLVEGRAIGQRIGAGKVRVINDVSEMDKVQPGDVLVSDMTDPDWEPVMKRAAAIVTNRGGRTCHAAIIARELGIPAVVGCGNATQLLKDGQGVTVSCAEGDTGFIFEGELGFDIKQNSVDAMPELPFKIMMNVGNPDRAFDFAQLPNAGVGLARLEFIINRMIGVHPKALLNYAGLPAELKDSVDKRIAGYDDPVGFYVEKLVEGISTLAAAFYPKKVIVRLSDFKSNEYANLIGGKLYEPEEENPMLGFRGASRYISESFRDCFELECRALKRVRNEMGLTNVEIMVPFVRTLGEASQVIDLLAENGLARGDNGLRVIMMCELPSNAILAEEFLEYFDGFSIGSNDLTQLTLGLDRDSGIIAHLFDERNPAVKKLLANAIAACNKAGKYIGICGQGPSDHPDLAKWLMEQGIESVSLNPDSVLETWFFLAEGQGAA, encoded by the coding sequence TTGGTAGAGTACGTAGTTTCCCTCGATAAGCTCGGCGTCCATGATGTGGAGCATGTGGGGGGCAAGAACGCATCCCTGGGCGAGATGATCAGTAATCTTGCCGGTGCCGGCGTCTCGGTGCCGGGCGGCTTTGCCACTACGGCTCAGGCGTACCGCGATTTCCTCGAACAGAGCGGGCTGAACGACCGTATCCACGCCGCGCTCGATGCGCTGGACGTCGATGACGTCAACGCCCTGGCCAAGACTGGCGCGCAGATCCGCCAGTGGGTGATGGACGCCGAATTCCCAGCTCGCCTGGATTCGGAAATCCGAACCGCCTTCGCCGAAATGTCCAAGGGCAACGACAACATGGCCGTGGCCGTGCGTTCCTCGGCCACCGCCGAAGACTTGCCGGACGCCTCGTTCGCCGGCCAGCAGGAAACCTTCCTCAACATCCGTGGCGTCGACAACGTGATCCGCGCGGCCAAGGAAGTGTTCGCCTCGCTGTTCAACGACCGTGCCATCGCCTACCGCGTGCACCAGGGCTTCGACCACAAGCTGGTAGCCCTGTCCGCTGGCGTGCAGCGCATGGTCCGTTCCGAAACCGGCACCGCCGGCGTGATGTTCACCCTCGATACCGAATCGGGCTTCCGTGACGTGGTGTTCATCACTGGCGCCTACGGCCTGGGTGAAACCGTGGTACAGGGTGCGGTCAACCCTGACGAATTCTACGTGCACAAGAACACCCTGCAGGCCGGCCGCCCGGCCATCCTGCGCCGCAACCTGGGCAGCAAGGCGATCAAGATGGTCTACGGCGACGAAGCCAAGGCCGGTCGCTCGGTCAAGACCGTCGAAGTGGACCGCGCCGATCGGGCCCGCTTCTGCCTGAGCGACGACGAGGTCAACGAGCTGGCCAAGCAGGCCCTGATCATCGAGCAGCACTACCAGCGCCCGATGGACATCGAGTGGGCCAAGGACGGTGACGACGGCAAGCTGTACATCGTCCAGGCGCGCCCCGAGACCGTGAAGAGCCGCGCCAGCGCCAACGTCATGGAGCGCTACCTGCTCAAGGAGAAGGGCACCGTCCTCGTCGAGGGTCGTGCCATCGGCCAGCGCATCGGCGCCGGCAAGGTCCGTGTGATCAACGACGTGTCCGAAATGGACAAGGTACAGCCAGGTGACGTGCTGGTTTCCGACATGACCGACCCGGACTGGGAGCCGGTCATGAAACGTGCTGCCGCCATCGTCACCAACCGTGGCGGGCGCACCTGCCACGCGGCGATCATCGCCCGTGAACTGGGCATCCCCGCCGTGGTCGGCTGTGGTAACGCCACCCAGCTGCTCAAGGATGGCCAGGGCGTGACCGTGTCCTGCGCCGAAGGCGACACCGGCTTCATCTTCGAGGGTGAACTGGGCTTCGACATCAAGCAGAACTCGGTGGACGCCATGCCCGAGCTGCCGTTCAAGATCATGATGAACGTCGGCAACCCGGACCGCGCCTTCGACTTCGCCCAGCTGCCTAACGCCGGTGTAGGCCTGGCACGCCTGGAATTCATCATCAACCGCATGATCGGCGTGCACCCCAAGGCGCTGCTGAACTATGCAGGCCTGCCGGCTGAACTCAAGGACAGCGTCGACAAGCGTATCGCTGGCTATGACGATCCGGTCGGTTTCTATGTCGAGAAGCTGGTCGAGGGCATCAGCACCCTGGCTGCGGCCTTCTACCCGAAAAAGGTCATCGTGCGCCTGTCGGACTTCAAGTCCAACGAGTACGCCAACCTGATCGGCGGCAAGCTGTACGAGCCGGAAGAAGAGAACCCGATGCTGGGCTTCCGCGGTGCCTCGCGCTACATCAGCGAGTCGTTCCGTGACTGCTTCGAACTCGAGTGCCGTGCGCTCAAGCGCGTGCGCAACGAGATGGGGCTGACCAACGTCGAGATCATGGTGCCGTTCGTGCGCACCCTGGGCGAAGCCAGCCAGGTGATCGACCTGCTCGCCGAGAACGGCCTGGCCCGTGGTGACAACGGCCTGCGTGTGATCATGATGTGCGAGCTGCCCTCCAACGCCATTCTGGCCGAGGAGTTCCTCGAGTACTTCGACGGCTTCTCGATCGGCTCCAACGACCTGACCCAGCTGACCCTGGGCCTGGACCGCGACTCCGGGATCATCGCTCACCTGTTCGACGAGCGTAACCCTGCGGTGAAAAAGCTGCTGGCCAACGCGATTGCCGCCTGTAATAAGGCCGGCAAGTACATCGGCATCTGCGGCCAGGGCCCATCGGACCACCCGGACCTGGCCAAGTGGCTGATGGAACAGGGCATTGAAAGCGTGTCGCTGAATCCGGACTCGGTGCTCGAGACCTGGTTCTTCCTGGCCGAGGGCCAAGGCGCGGCCTGA
- a CDS encoding mechanosensitive ion channel family protein encodes MELDLWTQSLVTAMTALWTKVANFIPNLFGALVVVLLGFVVAKLLDTLLSKLLAKFGLDRLMAGTGLTKMLGRAGIQVPISTLIGKIVYWFVLLIFLVSAAESLGLERVSATLDMLALYLPKVFGAALVLLAGVLLAQLVNGLVRGAAEGIGLDYAAGMGRIAQGLVVIISISVAISQLEVKTDLLNHVIVIGLITVGLAVALAMGLGSREIAGQILAGIYVRELYQVGQQVQIGEVEGQIEEIGTVKTTLLTDDGELVSLSNRVLLEQRVNSR; translated from the coding sequence ATGGAACTCGATCTCTGGACCCAGAGCCTGGTCACCGCCATGACCGCCCTTTGGACCAAGGTGGCGAACTTCATCCCCAACCTGTTCGGCGCGCTGGTCGTGGTGCTGCTCGGTTTCGTGGTGGCCAAGCTGCTCGACACCCTGTTGTCCAAGCTGCTGGCCAAGTTCGGCCTGGACCGCCTGATGGCCGGCACTGGCCTGACCAAGATGCTCGGTCGCGCCGGCATCCAGGTGCCGATTTCCACACTGATTGGCAAGATCGTCTATTGGTTCGTGCTGTTGATCTTCCTGGTATCGGCGGCAGAATCGCTGGGCCTGGAGCGGGTTTCCGCCACCCTCGACATGCTTGCCCTGTACCTGCCCAAGGTGTTCGGTGCTGCCCTGGTGTTGCTGGCCGGCGTGCTGCTGGCGCAACTGGTGAACGGCCTGGTGCGTGGCGCCGCCGAGGGCATCGGCCTGGACTACGCTGCGGGCATGGGGCGTATCGCCCAGGGCCTGGTGGTGATCATCAGCATTTCGGTGGCGATCAGCCAGTTGGAGGTCAAGACCGACCTGCTCAACCATGTGATCGTCATCGGCCTGATTACCGTTGGTCTGGCCGTGGCCCTGGCCATGGGCCTCGGCAGCCGTGAAATCGCCGGGCAAATTCTGGCGGGCATTTATGTTCGTGAACTCTATCAAGTTGGCCAGCAGGTGCAGATTGGAGAGGTCGAAGGGCAGATCGAAGAGATTGGCACGGTCAAGACAACGTTGCTGACCGATGATGGCGAACTGGTGTCGTTGTCCAATCGTGTGTTGCTAGAGCAGCGAGTCAATAGCCGCTAA
- the sigX gene encoding RNA polymerase sigma factor SigX, translating into MRYDPRELTDEELVARSHEELYHVTRAYEELMRRYQRTLFNVCSRYLGNDRDADDVCQEVMLKVLYGLKNFEGKSKFKTWLYSITYNECITQYRKERRKRRLMDALSLDPVEEASEDKAPKAEEKGGLDKWLVHVNPIDREILVLRFVAELEFQEIADIMHMGLSATKMRYKRALDKLREKFAGMDET; encoded by the coding sequence ATGCGTTATGACCCCCGCGAACTCACCGATGAGGAGTTGGTGGCGCGTTCGCATGAGGAGCTGTATCACGTTACCCGCGCCTATGAGGAGCTCATGCGGCGCTACCAGCGCACCCTGTTCAACGTGTGCTCACGCTACCTTGGGAACGACCGTGACGCTGACGATGTCTGTCAGGAAGTGATGCTCAAAGTGCTCTACGGGCTGAAGAACTTCGAAGGCAAATCGAAGTTCAAGACCTGGCTCTACAGCATCACCTACAACGAGTGCATCACCCAGTACCGCAAGGAGCGTCGCAAGCGTCGGTTGATGGATGCATTGAGCCTGGACCCTGTAGAAGAGGCGTCCGAGGACAAGGCACCGAAGGCCGAGGAAAAGGGCGGGCTGGACAAGTGGTTAGTGCATGTGAACCCGATCGATCGGGAAATTCTGGTGCTTCGTTTTGTCGCGGAACTGGAATTTCAGGAGATCGCCGATATCATGCACATGGGGCTCAGCGCAACCAAAATGCGTTACAAGCGCGCCCTAGACAAGCTTAGAGAGAAATTCGCTGGGATGGATGAAACTTAG
- a CDS encoding alpha/beta fold hydrolase, whose amino-acid sequence MDPALFLCKSSMQSSSTLFPVALLSAERRGDLSEDVYRIKAGNSPDPSVELAITRLGLADQARSHGEPVILLHGSFSNRRFWYSPKGIGLGAHLARAGFDVWIPEMRGHGLSPRNRDWQRNRVADYARHDLPVIAAFVQEQAGRMPHWIGHSLGGTTLAAALGGGYLKAGQVASAALFGSQVSRVYWPLKVPPLAWGAKLLLKRWGHLSGSRLKRGPEDEPIGLALESMRWHGLFGRFGDKGEDWWAGLAEVDVPLLAVAGAGDFQDPVWACRKLFEQLGGERKQFLRLGREEGFEAFGHVDMLVSKAAQVQVWPLVERWLRDPLVAVHEATVVAEAVPAG is encoded by the coding sequence ATGGATCCCGCCCTTTTTTTGTGCAAGTCATCTATGCAAAGCAGTAGCACTCTATTTCCTGTCGCCCTGCTCAGTGCCGAGCGTCGCGGTGACCTCAGCGAAGACGTGTATCGGATCAAGGCAGGCAACAGCCCGGACCCGAGCGTCGAGCTGGCCATTACCCGCCTTGGGCTGGCTGATCAGGCTCGCAGCCATGGCGAGCCAGTGATTCTCCTGCACGGCAGTTTTTCCAACCGGCGCTTCTGGTATTCGCCCAAGGGCATCGGCCTGGGCGCGCACTTGGCACGTGCCGGTTTCGACGTGTGGATCCCGGAAATGCGCGGCCACGGCCTGTCGCCGCGCAACCGTGACTGGCAGCGCAACCGGGTGGCCGACTATGCCCGGCATGACCTGCCGGTGATCGCCGCTTTCGTCCAGGAGCAGGCGGGGCGCATGCCGCATTGGATCGGCCATTCGCTGGGCGGCACCACCTTGGCCGCCGCGTTGGGCGGTGGCTACCTGAAAGCCGGGCAGGTGGCCAGTGCGGCGTTGTTCGGCAGTCAGGTGAGCCGGGTGTATTGGCCATTGAAAGTACCGCCGTTGGCGTGGGGAGCGAAGTTGTTGCTCAAGCGCTGGGGGCATTTGTCCGGTTCGCGACTCAAGCGTGGCCCGGAGGATGAGCCGATCGGCCTGGCGTTGGAGAGCATGCGCTGGCACGGCCTGTTCGGCCGCTTCGGCGACAAGGGCGAAGATTGGTGGGCGGGGCTGGCGGAGGTCGACGTGCCGTTGCTGGCCGTGGCCGGTGCCGGTGATTTCCAGGACCCGGTTTGGGCGTGTCGCAAGCTGTTCGAGCAACTGGGCGGGGAGCGCAAGCAGTTCCTGCGCCTGGGCCGCGAGGAAGGCTTCGAGGCGTTTGGCCATGTCGACATGCTGGTGAGCAAGGCGGCGCAGGTGCAGGTCTGGCCGTTGGTGGAGCGATGGTTGCGCGACCCGTTGGTGGCGGTGCATGAAGCGACAGTGGTGGCGGAGGCGGTGCCGGCGGGGTGA
- a CDS encoding zinc transporter ZntB: protein MFEEDNAQWGLVHALVLDGKGGARSIARTELDALQLQPQESLWLHWDRSHPQTRAWLLHDSGLSEFACDLLLEENTRPRLLPLADEQLLLFLRGVNLNPGAEPEDMVSVRIHAQAQRVISLRLRSLRASEEVLQQLEEGRGPKSASELLLLMGELLTEKVQALVSDLSELADLEEEKFESDERYSSRRAGAEHGSLQQIRRRAAGLRRFLAPQREIYAQLSRSKWSWFAPADADYWNELNNSLIRYLEELELARERAALVLESEDRRRAERMNRTMFRFGIITCIFLPMSFVTGLLGINVGGIPGAQNPYGFLFACIVVLGLAVGQWWLFRRLRWV from the coding sequence ATGTTCGAGGAAGACAACGCGCAGTGGGGGCTGGTGCATGCCCTGGTGCTCGATGGTAAAGGCGGCGCGCGTTCGATCGCCCGTACCGAGTTGGACGCGCTGCAACTGCAGCCGCAGGAAAGCCTGTGGCTGCACTGGGATCGCAGCCATCCGCAAACCCGTGCCTGGCTGCTGCACGACAGCGGCCTGAGCGAGTTCGCCTGTGACTTGCTGCTGGAGGAAAACACCCGGCCACGCTTGTTGCCCCTGGCTGACGAGCAACTGCTGCTGTTCCTGCGCGGAGTCAACCTGAACCCCGGAGCCGAGCCCGAGGACATGGTCTCGGTGCGTATCCATGCCCAGGCGCAGCGGGTCATTTCCCTGCGCTTGCGTTCGTTGCGCGCCAGTGAAGAGGTTCTCCAGCAGCTGGAAGAGGGGCGGGGGCCGAAATCGGCGTCCGAACTGTTACTGCTGATGGGTGAGTTGTTGACCGAAAAGGTCCAGGCGCTGGTCAGCGATCTCTCGGAGCTGGCTGATCTGGAGGAAGAAAAGTTCGAATCCGACGAACGGTACTCTTCAAGGCGTGCCGGCGCGGAGCATGGCAGCCTGCAGCAGATCCGCCGGCGTGCAGCCGGCTTGCGACGCTTCCTGGCCCCGCAGCGGGAAATCTACGCGCAGTTGTCGCGCAGCAAGTGGAGCTGGTTCGCCCCGGCCGATGCCGATTACTGGAACGAGCTGAACAACAGCCTGATCCGCTATCTCGAGGAGCTCGAACTGGCTCGGGAGCGGGCCGCACTGGTGCTTGAGAGCGAGGACCGGCGACGCGCCGAGCGCATGAACCGGACCATGTTCCGCTTCGGTATCATCACCTGCATCTTTTTACCCATGAGTTTCGTCACAGGCTTGCTCGGCATCAATGTCGGCGGCATTCCGGGGGCGCAGAATCCCTACGGTTTCCTGTTCGCCTGCATTGTCGTGCTGGGGTTGGCCGTGGGGCAGTGGTGGCTGTTCCGTCGCCTGCGGTGGGTATGA
- the rraA gene encoding ribonuclease E activity regulator RraA: MQHYVTPDLCDAYPDLVQVLEPMFSNFGGRDSFGGQIVTIKCFEDNSRVKEQVELDGKGKVLVVDGGGSLRCALLGDMLAEKAAKNGWEGLVIYGCVRDVDVLIQTDVGVQALASHPKKTDKRGLGDLDVAVTFAGVTFRPGEYLYADNNGVIVSPSPLKMPE; the protein is encoded by the coding sequence ATGCAGCATTACGTTACGCCCGACCTGTGCGATGCCTACCCGGACCTGGTCCAGGTGCTCGAGCCGATGTTCAGCAACTTCGGTGGCCGCGATTCCTTCGGCGGCCAGATCGTCACCATCAAGTGCTTCGAGGACAACTCGCGAGTCAAGGAGCAGGTCGAGCTCGACGGCAAGGGCAAGGTGCTGGTGGTCGATGGTGGTGGCTCCCTGCGCTGCGCGCTGCTCGGCGACATGCTGGCCGAAAAGGCCGCCAAGAATGGCTGGGAAGGCCTGGTGATCTACGGCTGCGTACGCGACGTGGATGTGCTGATCCAGACCGACGTGGGCGTACAGGCCCTGGCCAGCCACCCGAAGAAGACCGACAAGCGCGGTCTGGGCGATCTCGATGTGGCAGTGACCTTCGCGGGCGTGACCTTCCGCCCGGGCGAATACCTGTATGCCGACAACAATGGTGTGATCGTCTCGCCAAGCCCGCTGAAAATGCCGGAGTAA